A genomic stretch from Malus domestica chromosome 15, GDT2T_hap1 includes:
- the LOC103431308 gene encoding probable carboxylesterase 2: MAATTSPEVLLEVFPYLRVLKDGTIDRLAGTQVAPPGLDPETGVLSKDIVILPQTGVSARLYRPITAKPGTKLPLVVYLHGGAFCISSAADPCYHTSLNNLVAEANAIAVSVNYRLAPEYPLPAAYEDCWAALNWVFNCGEDRDSWVKDDVDFGRVFLVGDSAGANIAHHLALRIKDSDPDPKLKIAGIGMVNPYFWGKEPIGGEVGDLVRKSMVDTWWNFVCPSEKGGDDPLINPFLDGAPGLEGLACGKVLVMVAEKDILRDRGRLYYEELVKSKWGGRKELIETQGEDHDFHIFNPNCDKAKILIRDLGKFINQD; this comes from the coding sequence ATGGCTGCAACCACCTCACCAGAAGTGTTACTCGAGGTCTTTCCATACCTCCGGGTCCTCAAAGACGGCACAATCGACAGACTCGCCGGAACCCAAGTCGCTCCTCCCGGCTTAGACCCCGAAACCGGAGTTTTATCCAAAGACATCGTCATCTTACCCCAAACCGGCGTCTCAGCCCGACTCTACCGACCCATCACCGCCAAACCTGGCACAAAACTCCCCCTAGTCGTATACCTCCACGGTGGCGCCTTCTGCATATCCTCAGCCGCCGACCCGTGTTACCACACCAGCCTCAACAACCTTGTTGCAGAAGCCAACGCCATCGCAGTTTCAGTAAATTACAGATTAGCCCCTGAGTACCCGCTCCCCGCCGCCTATGAAGACTGCTGGGCCGCCCTCAACTGGGTTTTTAACTGCGGCGAAGATCGTGATTCGTGGGTCAAGGATGACGTCGATTTCGGGCGCGTGTTTTTGGTCGGAGACAGCGCAGGAGCCAACATTGCACACCACTTGGCCTTACGGATCAAGGACTCCGACCCGGATCCGAAGTTGAAAATTGCCGGGATTGGTATGGTTAATCCTTACTTTTGGGGGAAGGAGCCAATTGGCGGGGAGGTGGGGGATTTGGTGAGGAAGTCAATGGTGGACACGTGGTGGAATTTCGTTTGTCCGTCGGAAAAAGGCGGCGATGACCCGCTTATCAACCCGTTTCTGGACGGAGCGCCGGGGTTGGAGGGGTTGGCTTGTGGGAAAGTGCTTGTTATGGTGGCAGAAAAAGACATATTGAGGGACAGAGGGAGGCTTTACTATGAGGAATTGGTGAAGAGCAAATGGGGAGGGAGGAAGGAGTTGATTGAAACACAAGGGGAGGATCATGATTTTCATATCTTTAATCCCAATTGCGACAAGGCTAAGATCTTGATTAGGGATTTGGGTAAGTTCATTAATCAAGATTAG
- the LOC103421137 gene encoding uncharacterized protein: protein MFLCNNSIQETHYEILSVKQDASYEDIRASYRSAILDSHPDKSQSTSGSGDRFLKVQKAWEILGDSRSRALYDSALRASSLDAMVAEDISLKDVMAEDAGEAIQLFYQCRCGDYFFVDSLELEKMGYALLRDGRKISFEAQNALPASLVIPCGSCSLKVRMLINSDDFVTIVDNH, encoded by the coding sequence ATGTTTCTTTGCAACAATTCCATTCAGGAAACTCACTATGAAATACTTTCCGTGAAACAAGATGCAAGCTATGAAGATATCCGAGCAAGCTATCGATCTGCCATCCTTGATAGTCATCCTGATAAATCACAAAGTACCTCTGGATCGGGAGATAGATTCCTGAAGGTGCAAAAGGCTTGGGAAATCCTTGGCGATTCAAGGTCTCGCGCACTTTATGATAGCGCACTGCGAGCTTCTAGTCTTGATGCTATGGTTGCAGAAGATATCAGCTTAAAAGATGTGATGGCTGAAGATGCGGGAGAGGCCATTCAGCTCTTTTACCAGTGCCGGTGTGGTGACTATTTCTTCGTTGATTCTTTGGAGTTGGAGAAGATGGGATATGCTTTGTTAAGAGATGGAAGGAAAATATCTTTCGAGGCACAAAACGCATTGCCAGCATCGCTTGTCATCCCCTGCGGGTCTTGTTCTTTGAAAGTTCGGATGTTGATCAATTCAGATGATTTTGTTACGATTGTTGATAACCATTGA
- the LOC114821786 gene encoding uncharacterized protein: MSIFYHEDEQSPNPSKRCKFLAACLTDAFANCHTGRKLSVSSRAEECLTSDFDEEQEVIVSAIRSRAMEKLRRKPRSFSDSFSFVYSSKSGDLFITQKGVEKQEDHEDDEKADFLSVASCLSCCSSDAASRDVFLSVKTSLSRCSSLNGIEFIDFPKQSIIQQFRHCEGWPFGLCRKAVLLPPLPKSPSESWLWKKGTKFVKMV; encoded by the exons ATGAGCATCTTTTATCACGAAGATGAACAATCACCAAATCCTTCCAAAAGATGCAAATTTCTTGCTGCTTGTCTCACCGATGCGTTTGCGAATTGCCATACCGGCAGAAAGCTTTCGGTTTCGAGCCGTGCGGAGGAGTGCTTGACAAGCGACTTTGATGAGGAACAGGAA GTTATTGTGTCTGCGATTCGAAGCCGTGCTATGGAAAAGCTGAGGCGCAAGCCGCGCAGCTTCTCAGATAGCTTTTCTTTTGTCTACTCTTCTAAATCGGGTGATTTATTCATAACACAGAAAGGAGTGGAAAAGCAGGAGGATCATGAAGACGATGAGAAAGCAGATTTTTTATCGGTTGCAAGCTGCCTTTCTTGCTGCTCAAGCGACGCTGCAAGTAGAGACGTGTTTCTTTCTGTCAAGACAAGCTTGTCGCGCTGTTCGAGCCTTAATGGGATCGAGTTTATAGATTTTCCAAAGCAGTCCATAATTCAGCAGTTCCGTCATTGTGAAGGCTGGCCGTTTGGGCTTTGCCGGAAGGCTGTGTTGCTTCCACCGCTGCCAAAGTCGCCCTCTGAGTCGTGGTTGTGGAAAAAAGGCACTAAGTTTGTTAAGATGGTTTAA
- the LOC103424819 gene encoding 26S proteasome non-ATPase regulatory subunit 14 homolog: protein MSGMERLQRMFAGAGGALGHPPPDSPTLDSSEQVYISSLALLKMLKHGRAGVPMEVMGLMLGEFVDEYTVRVVDVFAMPQSGTGVSVEAVDHVFQTNMLDMLKQTGRPEMVVGWYHSHPGFGCWLSGVDINTQQSFEALNQRAVAVVVDPIQSVKGKVVIDAFRLINPQTMMLGQEPRQTTSNLGHLNKPSIQALIHGLNRHYYSIAINYRKNELEEKMLLNLHKKKWTDGLTLRRFDNHSKTNEQTVEEMKNLAVKYNKAVQEEDELPPEKLAIANVGRQDAKKHLEEHVSNLMSSNIVQTLGTMLDTVVF, encoded by the exons ATGTCAGGCATGGAGAGGCTTCAGAGGATGTTCGCCGGCGCCGGAGGAGCTTTGGGCCACCCTCCTCCAGATTCCCCCACCCTAGATTCCTCCGAGCAGGTTTACATCTCCTCCCTTGCCCTCCTCAAGATGCTCAAGCACG GAAGGGCGGGAGTCCCCATGGAAGTGATGGGATTGATGCTCGGTGAGTTTGTGGATGAGTACACTGTTCGAGTTGTCGATGTCTTTGCGATGCCGCAGAGTGGTACTGGTGTTAGTGTCGAAGCTGTTGACCATGTTTTCCAGACTAACATGCTTGATATGCTGAAGCAGACTGGAAG ACCAGAGATGGTGGTTGGGTGGTACCACTCGCATCCTGGATTTGGCTGTTGGCTATCTGGTGTGGACATTAATACACAGCAG AGCTTTGAAGCTTTGAATCAACGTGCTGTGGCTGTGGTGGTTGATCCCATCCAGAGTGTGAAGGGAAAGGTCGTCATAGATGCCTTCCGCCTCATTAACCCACAAACAATGATGCTCGGCCAAGAACCACGGCAGACAACTTCAAATCTTGGGCATCTTAATAAGCCATCCATTCAA GCATTGATCCATGGGTTGAACCGGCATTATTACTCTATAGCTATTAATTACAGAAAgaatgagcttgaggagaaaaTGCTACTTAACCTCCACAAGAAGAAATGGACAGATGGGCTGACACTTAGGCGATTTGATAATCATTCGAAGACAAATGAGCAAACTGTTGAG GAGATGAAGAACTTGGCTGTCAAATACAACAAAGCAGTTCAAGAGGAGGATGAGTTACCACCCGAGAAGCTTGCAATTGCCAATGTAGGAAGGCAGGATGCGAAGAAGCATCTCGAAGAACACGTCTCCAACCTGATGTCCTCCAACATCGTTCAGACCCTGGGAACAATGCTCGACACTGTCGTGTTCTAG
- the LOC103431307 gene encoding succinate dehydrogenase subunit 5, mitochondrial-like has product MEKMIALRSLYRSVSCRSYRIAAANQQLLRHSQPLHSSAAAARTLLNSSSPVAKGLSSDDYKSPFSRGLGSRKFYSDDVSHLPAIKDPALLNVFKDLLAASWDELPNSVVHEAKAALSQNTDDQTGKEVVTNVFRAAEAVEEFGGMITNLKMELDDSVGMSGENVKPLSDEYVNALKTIYSRYITYLDAFGPEETYLRKKVETELGTKLIYLKMRCSGIGSEWGKISVLGTSGLSGSYIEQRA; this is encoded by the exons ATGGAGAAGATGATAGCTTTGAGATCGCTGTACCGCTCAGTCTCTTGCAGATCTTATCGAATAGCCGCCGCTAACCAGCAGCTACTACGCCACTCTCAGCCTCTCCACTCTTCCGCCGCTGCTGCGCGAACCCTCTTAAATTCCTCATCCCCCGTCGCCAAGGGCCTCTCTTCCG ATGATTACAAGTCCCCGTTTTCAAGGGGGTTGGGAAGTAGGAAATTTTATAGTGATGATGTGAGTCACTTGCCTGCCATTAAAGACCCTGCGCTGCTCAATGTTTTCAAGGATTTGCTGGCTGCAAGTTGGGATGAATTGCCCAATAGTGTCGTCCATGAAGCGAAGGCGGCATTGTCTCAGAATACTGATGACCAGACTGGCAAAGAGGTTGTCACAAATGTTTTCCGGGCAGCGGAGGCTGTTGAGGAGTTCGGCGGGATGATTACTAATTTGAAGATGGAACTTGATGACAGTGTTGGTATGAGCGGAGAG AATGTCAAGCCCTTGTCAGATGAGTATGTGAATGCACTGAAGACCATTTACAGTCGCTACATTACCTATTTGGATGCATTCGGGCCTGAGGAGACCTATTTGAGGAAGAAGGTTGAGACAGAGTTGGGAACTAAGCTGATATACTTGAAGATGAGATGCAGTGGCATCGGTTCTGAGTGGGGAAAG ATCTCTGTTCTGGGAACGTCTGGACTTTCCGGGTCATATATTGAGCAAAGAGCTTAA